DNA from Lactobacillus sp. ESL0791:
TATTCGAGCAGTTAAGTTAAATGGCGCAGAAACAGGCATTTTGGCCAAGTTCGTTGCTAAGCTAAAAAGATTATATAAACTGTCAATTAAAAATGATGCAGTGTTTGCAGTTTTGTCACCAATTCAAGATATGGTTTCCTTTGTGTTAATCGTTTCGGTTCTGTTTTATGGTGGCTATCGTGTACAAACTAGCACTTTGACTGTTGGTGCTTTGACATCATTTTTGATTTACTTTTTTCAAATCGTTAATCCAATTAACGTTCTTGCCTCGTTTTACACGGATTGTAAACAAATGAAGGGTGCAGTTTCAAAAATCAGTGACATTCTTGGTAAAAGTACTGAAAAATATCATTGTCGTAGCCTTAATGTAAAAGTAAATGAACCATATAATTTAACTATTAGCAATCTTTCCTTTGCTTATGGTCAAAAAAAGGTTTTAGAAAGGATCAACATGCAGTTTCCGACTGAAAAGAAAATTGCAATTGTTGGTCCTACAGGTGCAGGTAAATCGACATTAATTAATTTGATTACTAGGCTGTATAATCCGACATCGGGAGCGATTAAGCTTAATGAAATTAATAGTAATGAATTTGCTTTGGAAGATTGGCGCAGTCTGTTTGGCGTAGTTTCACAGGAAAATTATATTATTTCGGGAACTATTTACGATAATTTAGTTTTTGGGCTGCAACAGCAGCCATCGGCTAGTAGCCTTAATGAAGCTATTGCCATCGCGAATCTAGCAGAATTTATTGCTGGTTTAAAACACGGTATAGCCGAAGTTGTTGGTGAACAGGGCATTAAGCTCTCAGGTGGGCAGCGGCAAAAAATCCAAATTGCCCAAGCTTACTTGAGGAATCCACGTTTTTTAATCCTTGATGAGGCTACTTCCAATCTAGATGCAAATTCTGAAGCAGAAGTTTCGCAGGCTCTAAAGCACGTTATGCAGGGCAGGACAATCATAACGATTGCCCATCGCTTAGCCACAATTACCGATTCCGATCGAATTTATTTTTTGGATAATAAGACGATCGTTGGTTCAGGAAATCACGAAGAATTACTGAAAAAGGTGCCTAAATATCGGCGTTTTGTTAAAGAACAAATTTTACCGTCGAATAGTCATCGGATAAATGGAGTTGATAGTTGAACAGGAAAGGAGCATGAGTGTTGGAGAGCAAATATATAGAATTTAATAAAAATGATAGTGGTTTATTTGATCAAGATCCAAACCAAATAGATAAAAAAGCTGACAGATTTGTAATTCCCGATTTTTCGTTCAAACATTGGTTTTATTCGGTTAGTAATGATTGGATATATGTGATGAATAAAGATGAGAAAGATTCACCAGATCAAGGATGGAAAATTCACTTAACCGCAGTTCCTGAAGAAGCACAGGAATTATTATACGTGGTAGCTGATTATTTGCTGACACGGGGAGTTTCATTTAAATTTGTGCCAACGGTTGTTAAACTAATTGAAAAAAATTCTAAAACTGCCGATAGAAGTTCTTCAGGCAAATTTATAACAATTTACCCACATGATGAAACCACATTTGTACAATTACTGGATAAGTTAGATAAGTTAACGCATTTCTTTACTTCTGGGCCATATATATTGAATGATAAGCAATGGAAAGAAGGCAACGTTTTCTTTCGCTATGGTGGCTTTAAAGAAATGATATTAAAACAGAATGGTGAGAAAATTGATGCGATCAAGGATCCCAATGGTAAGCTAATTCCAGATAAAAGGGTGCCATATTATTATTTACCTGAGTTTGTCACAGAACCGGCAATTATTCAGGCTGAGGAACAGGATCAAGCATTGAATGATACGGAACTAAGTGAATTTGACAAGTATCAAATAACTTATCCCATTACCTTTAGCAATGCTGGCGGTATTTATAAAGCAAGGATTGCCGATAAACAATGTGTTTTGAAAGAGGGGCGGCCCAAGGCCGGCCTAGATGGTAATAATAATGATGGCTTTTACCGGATCTTGTTGGAATATCGCACTTTAGTTAGATTAAAGGACAATACTTATGTGGTAAATGTTAGTAATTACTTTACAGCTTGGAAGCACAACTATCTGGTAGAAGATTTTGCTACAGGAGTAACTTTAGATGAATTTATTGCAACGAATTTTCCGTTTAATAATATAACTTGTAAGCCCGAAACAAGCAATAAGTATTTAGATAATGCAATTTTGATTATTGAAGAATTAATCAAGGCGATTAAATCAATTCATGCACAAGGGATTGCGATGGGTGATTTACAACCGGGAAATGTGATTTTTTCGGAAGCAGATCGAAAAATAACCCTAATTGACTTTGAAGAAGCTGCCAATCCCAAGTCTAAGTTTGCTTCAGGCTTGATAACTGATGGCTTTGCTAGTCGTGAAGCACAAACTTTTGGAGAGGCAGATTGGTTTGCTATTGGTAAGATTGCTTATCATTTATTTATTCCTATATCAGCAGCTAATAGCAGCCTTTCTCCCGATATAAAATCGATTTACGATGAAAGAATAAGTCTAGTATTTGGTGAAAAGGCAATTAAATTTCTAAAAAAAGTCATGTTGGAGATATCTAGGCATACGAACGTTGATGGTGCTCCTTTATTTATGGAGAAATTTTTAAAGCTTCCTGGTAAAAGACTAACCAAGAAAAATAAGCAGTACTTTATTACGGAATTGAGAAACGGAATTGCTAACCATTTGGATTTCACTAGTTCAGGTCTGATTAAGGGTAACGTTAAACAGTATCAAGATACTACGTCAAGATATTCTGTTGAGTATGGTGCATTTGGTGGCATAATGACACTAATGCGGTCTGGTGGGATTAATGATGAAATAGTCAGTAGCATAGAAAATTGGTTTTTACCGAATTATTCAATTATTTCATCAAATGATTTCGTTAAATCCTCGTCTTACGGACTGTTTGATGGCCTAGCGGGTATTAGTTCTGTCTTGTATGATCTGGGACAGGCGGATAAAGCGACTAAACTTTTGCAAAAAATTAATTTAGCAGATGTTGGAAATGTTTCTTTATTAAATGGTGTTTCGGGAATAGGGCTGGCATTTCTAGGAGGTTATCTCATAACAGGTAATACTGAACTTTTGCAGAGCTGTTATCAAGCTGCTGACATAGTAAAGGCTAATTTTGAAAAAAGAACAGATGTTAAGCCTGAATTAAAAGATACTGGTTTATTAAATGGGTTGGCAGGAGAAGCATTATTTCTGTATAAATTGGGAGAAAAGACACAAGCACAAAAGTTTAAAAAATTAGCTATTAATATCATTGATTACATAATTAAACATCAGCTCAAGTACGATCAGGATGGTAATTTGTTTGTGAATGATACTAGTAGAAAGGTTCATAGATTAATTCCTTATTTAAACGATGGTTCAGCAGGAATAGCGATTGTTATGCTGATTATTTATCAGGATCAGGAATCTTTTCTTACTAATAATAGAGAAAAAGTTTTACGTGATTTAATCAGTGCTACTTTTTCGGCTTCAACAGTAGAAGCTGGAATATTTGATGGTTATGCTGGATTTTTGATATTAGGCAATCTTATTAACTTAAGCTTTAAGGATGATCGGTTATTGAACTACACATTGGACGGTATGAATATGTATTTATTTTCTAATGGCTTAGATGAAATTTATTTGTCTGGTGAACGGGGATTAAAATGTTCGATGGATGTAGCTACTGGTGCTAGCGGCTTAATTTTGGCTTTACTAGGAATAGACACGGACAAGTGGTATTCATTTTTACCGATTCCGCTATCAGCAAAAATATTTTAAAGGTGGTGAAAAAGATGAGAAATCGAATTTTGGCTTTGCAAAAGCGTAAAGCAAGACATAATGGGTCGGCCAAGCGCCACAAAAGTAGCATAAGTCATCATTGCTATTATGTGAAAAGCAATAAGAGTATTGTTTGTAGATAAAATACTTCAAAAGTTTTTAAAGAAGTTGATGAATGTGGAAAATTAAATTTTGAGTTTACAAATAAAAGCTTAGGAAAATTAATTAACAATTATTGTTAGAAAGTTTAAGAGGTGAGAGAATTTCTTTGAAAAATTTTATAATTGTGTTGTAGATAAAGGTCTATTGTTACTTTTATCTACTTTTTCATCTATGTAATATATAGATGAATTAAGAGTATAATGTATATAAAATAATTATTATAATTCAATTGAGAATAATTATTTTTATTAGGAGTATATTTGATATGAAAAAATCTTTTAAATTTTGGTTCACAATTATTATGACCAGCTTAACTTTGGTGCTAGTGGAGTATTTACCTAATCATAACAGTATAAATGAGGTTCATGCCCGGGCAGAAAAAGCTAGTCTGCAGAATCCGGTCAGAACTGTTCCCCTAGCTAAGTTTAATAAAATTGACATCAATGTGGCTGCGACTGATGTTCACATCCATACCGGTGATAGGTACCAAGTTAAGATAACAGATAATAAATATGCAACTATTTCAGCCGAAAATAATCAAGGAACATTAAAAATTCGCGATCACGGGCAAGGCCGTCCTTTTGGAAAAAGGGGCTGGGCAAATCGCCATTGTGCATTAGCAATTGATATTACAGTTCCTGATAAAGATTCTCTAATTGCAATTACTAGTAAGAATAATGCCGGTAATTTTAAAGTAGAAAATTTGCAGCTTCGAAAATTAGCTATTGATACTGATGCAGGGGATTGTAAATTGCTAAATATGCAAATAAAGCGGCAAGGCAGGGTAAGTACCAATGATGGAGATATTAAAATTTCCAGTTCACAACTAAATAATCTTAATTTCAAAAGTAAGGATGGCAATATTACTATTAATCATAGCAAGCTAGCGGGGAGCAATTTAGTTAAGATTAATCTTGGTAATTTCACCATGCATCAAGCGTCTAGAAAAATCAATTATCGGTTAGCAACTCGTGGAAAACTAAAATTATTTGATCACAAAAAAGATGGCGATTGTCTTAAGAAAGTACATCTTACTGAAGCGGCTCCGTGTAATAAGAATACACTTAAAGTTACAGCTTCTTATGGTAATGTTGGTATCAATTAAATATAGCAAATAGTTTAACTGAAAAATCAAAGTTAATATTACGGGGAGCATACTAATGCAAAAGTATAAACGGATTTTTTATTTTATTAGCTCTCTATATGACATAAGTCTTGCCGTATGGAGCGGCACGATTTATCTCTTCATGCATCAAATTGGCTATACTTATGGCCAAATCAATCTTTTTTTAAGCATATTTTGGTTGATTACTTTCTTCACTGAAATCCCTTCTGGCTATATTGCTGATCGGCTAGGTTATCTTAAAACGATTCAAATCAGTGGATTTATCCGAGCCGCTGGTTTATTGGTCTTGGCATTTAATGCGTGTCACCTATGGGTTTTAGTAATTAGTGGGATTTTGACGGCTTTAGGTGACTCGTTGCAGTCGGGCACATTACCGTCATGGATTGCCAACAAAGCAGTCGTTAATAAAGAAAAAAACAAATTGGGAGCAATTTACTCTTTTTATAATTTGCTATCAACACCCATTAATATGGTATTTGGCTTCATTGGCGCTCAGTTACTTGGAAATATTGATTTGAAGCTGCCATTAATAGTCGGTGCAGGTTTATTAGTTATTACAGGGGTGATAGTGTGGCCTTTGTTGAAATATGATAGTCAGAATTTAATGCAAAAGCACCCTAAAGTACAATTTCATTTGGTAAGCGATGTAAAGACAGTTATTAAGCATGAATTGACGACTTTTAAGTTGATTTTACTATTACTACCGATTACTTTTATTTCGGCTGGACCGTTAGACCAATGGCAGTTATATTTCCAGCAGGGTAAGCAGATTAAGAGCGGTATTATTTTGCTCGCAATGGGTTTAGTTGGAATGCTGGGTTCACTGGTTTATCGTAAGCTTAGTCAAAAACCACAGCATGAATTGAGATTGATTAGTATTTGTGTTTTATTGATGACAGGTACAATTTGTCTGACTGTTGTTACCAGAAAGGCTTATTATTTGTCATTGGCGTTATTCTTGCTTCATGACTTCTTTGGTAAGATTGAACAGATCGCGCAAGATACTTTTTTGCAAGTGACAATTGAAACGGAAACTAGGCGAGCTACGCTTATTTCTGTTAGTAACGCATTAGAAGCAGCAGTTTCAGTAGTAATTTTGGCAATTAACGGGTATTTGTCGGATCATTACGGAATTGGTACTGCTTGGATAAGTCTAGCTGTAGTTGGAATACTACTGTTTGGTTTGGCATATTTGTTTAAACGAAAAAGTAGCAGTGACTAACAAGTAAAATATCTAGCGATTATAGAGCATTTGAAGATCCTAAGCTATGAAAAAAAGTAAATCGCTAGTCAACCAAGAAAACAGGAGTTCACAATAAAAAAATCTTTTAAAATCGGCATCACGGCCGTAATCATTGGCATAATTTTTCTTATTGTTGGTGGTATTAATCATGGATTGCCTGATCATTATGACAGCAAAGCTAGTAGCTATACAAAATCCACTTCAAAATCACGCACTGTTGATACAGTTAGGTTTAATCAGGTTAGGTTAAACAATATTAAGGCAGCCGATGTCTGTATTCACACTGGCAGTAAATACCAAGTAAAAATCACGGATAACAAAGATGCAACTATCACGGCAAAAGTTAAGCATGATGAGTTAGAAATTGGTGAACATGGAATTGGTCAGGCTTTTGGAAAAAATGGTTGGGCCAATAGAGGTCATAAGTTTGCCATTGAAGTTACCATTCCAACCAAGGATTCATTATCTGAAATTACTGGTGAGAAAAATACAGGCAGATTTAAACTGGCTAATCTGTCTTTACAAAAACTTGATGTTAAAACTAATGCGGGCAGCTGCAAATTAACCAATGTTCAAATAAAGCAGCAGGGTAAGATAAATGCCAATGTTAGCAAATTATCTATTTCCCGTTCAGAGTTGAATAATTTTACTTATAAAAGTCGCGTGGGCAGTGGCAGTTAACAATAGTCGATTATTTGGCAGCAACCGCTTTTCCTCTAACATAGGTAATTTTACAATGCGTCAAGCACCAACAATCAATTATGATCTTTCTACTGTTATGGGTAGTATTAAATATTTGGGCAGTCAAAAGGGAAGAAAATTTGCTAAGCATGTTGGCAGTAAAAATTCACTCAAAGTTACTACTAGAATGAGTAAAATTTCGATTAACTAGTTTTCATTATTATTGAGATTATCAAGAAAACTTTAGATTTAGTTCATGATCAACCTACATGGTGCTCACAGATAGTAAAATAATCTAAAATTTTATGATGCTATTTATACCTTGTGCTTATATATTCTTTTATACCTTACTTGATAAGTTGAATCAAATTATCTTGTTTTTTCTTCATTTTTAATGAAATTGATAAAAGTTTTAATAACATTAGTCTGTGGAAAATTAGCAACTGAAGCCAAGTAAATATTACGATAAATTTTAGGAAATAGGGGAATTGCTACAACATTTTCTGGACGTATTTTTTTGAATACTTCTTCTGATAAAAATGAAATTGCCATATTGCTTTGTGCAATTTGAATAACTACATCTGCTTCAGAGCTTTCGCCTATTATTATTGGCTTAACATTATTTTTAACTAGTAGAGTATATAATGGCAAATATACGTTTGAATTATGAGAGATCATTAAAATTTTTTGTCCATCAAGATCTTTAGGGAAAATTTTTTCTGATGTTGCTAATGGATGATTATTATTCATTACGCAAACAATCCTGCTTGTGTCAACAGAAAGTAAATTTAAGTTTCGTTGATATTTAGGAGGCTCGACTATGAATGCTAAATCAATTTTATGGTTTTGAAGTTTTGTCATTAACGATACAGAGCCATCGATTAAAACTTTAATTTCTATATTAGGATAAGTTTTTTGGAATAATTTAATATAATCTAAAACTTTCGTATAACCAAAAGGCCATAAAAGACCTACTTTTATTGATTTAGATTTTGGTAAACGAAACTTGTTTAATGATATTTTCAGCTCGTCTATATTATTTAAAATTTTTTTAGCATAATATACGAAAGATTTCCCTGCTTCAGTTATAGTTACTTCGCTCTTGGTACGAATAAATAATTTTACATTAAGTTCGTCTTCGAGCTTTTTTATTTGCTGAGAAAGGGTAGGCTGAGCAATAAAAAGCTCGTTTGCAGCTTTAGTAAAGTTTCTGGTTTCTGACAATTTGATTACATAATATATTTGATTAATACTCATGGGGCAAATAATCCTATCTGAAATAGCCTACGCCTATAAGCAGACAACTTAATATCTATTGTACATATGTAAGCGGTTTTTGTAAAATCAAAAATGAAGACAATATAATCTTGTAAATTTTAGGAGAATATTAATGAGGAAATACAGATACGATATTGTTGTAGTTGGTGGTGGATCCGCGGGGGTCGCTGCTGCACTCGGTGCGGCGCAAGCAGGGGCTAAGACTGCAATAATTGAACGAAATGGCTTCTTTGGAGGCCAGGCAACTAATTCTTTTGTTACTTCATATTGTGGATTTTATACAAGAGGTTCAAAGCCTATTCAAGTAGTTAAAGGGATTGGTCAGAAGGTTTTAGATGGTCTGCAAGCTTATGGGCAAGATACAAAACCTACGATTTCGCCTTCTACAGGTAATGCGTCAATTAGATTTGATCCGGAAATATTGAAGCTAGTATTAGATGAATTAATGGCAAATAGTGAAGTTGACCTATTTTTACATACATCCTTAATAGATGTTACATTAGAAGAAAAAAGGATAACTGAGCTTACTTGTTGTGATGATGAAGGACATTTCAATATTGTGGCTAAGTCTGTTGTAGATGCATCTGGTAATGCGAATTTAATTAATTTAGCACATATTGAAACATTATGGGGTAATGAAAATGGTAAAGTACAGCAAAGTTCTCTATCATTTAGACTTGAGAATTTACCTAAAAGGTTAATATCCACGGATGACATTTCACAGGCAATTATCGCTGGAAAAAAGCAAGGAATTAAGAATTTAGAAACAGAAAAAGGAATGATTATAAAAAAGCCTAATGAAACATTTGGTTACTGTACTATTCCTAGCTTGATAATTAAGAATTTAACTGCTCAAGAAATGACTTTTGCGGAAATTAAACTTAGACAACAATGTCAAGCATATACGACAACTTTTCAACGGAATTTAGCCGGTTGTGAAAATATTAAAATTATGGCCATTGCTCCTGCATTTGGAATTCGTGAAGCGAGAAGAATTAAAGGTGAAAAGACATTATATGGTACTAAAATTATTGAAGCGCCTAAGACCTCAGACAGTATCGCTCGTGGAGGATGGAGTCCTGAAATTCATAAAAATTCTACTCAATTAGAATTTACTCATATTGCTGACTATGAATATTTTTCAATTCCTTTAGGTACATTAAAACTAAAAGATTATGACAATATTTGGGCTGCTGGAAGAATGATTTCGTGTGATTCTTTAGCATTAGGGTCTGTGCGAGTAATGGGCACTGGTTTTGCAACTGGACATGCAGCAGGTGTAGCTGCCGCTTTAACTTCAGGACAGAAACATTACGATATTAAAAAAATACAAAATGAATTAGTAAGGCAAGGAGCATTAATATGACAAAAGATCAAAAAAAGTATATATATTTGTGCATAGCCGCTTTAATTATTTTGGTGTCTTGGTTTATTCCGACGCCTACGGGATTAAATCGAGCTGGTATGCAAGTTATTGGTATTTTTATTGGTGTTCTACTTTTGTGGGTTACTACAGGAATAGACTGGCCAAGTTTATTGTGTGTTGCTGCCTTGGGATTTATACCTGAAATTGGCTTTGATAATGTTTTAAAAAATTCATTTGGGAATAGTACTTTTGCCTTTTTACTTTTTACATTTATGTGTACGTATGCTTTAAGTCAAACTAACTTTATTAAAAGAATTGCTATTACATTTGTAACTAGCAAGATTTCGCAAAAAGGGCCGTGGCATTTAATTATTGCGTTTTTGTTAGCAGATTTGATTATTGGTTTAATTATGTCGCCAACAGTTTTATTTTTCATTATGTTACCCATTTTGGAAGAAATATATATAGTATTAGGATTAAAGAAAGGCGAATCTTTTGCCAAAGTATTAATGATTGGTCTTGCTATATGTACTAGCTTGTCATCAGGTATGACACCTATTGCACATGTTTTTCCTGTTTTAGCTATGGGAGTCTTTCAATCTATAACTCACCAAGAAATTAGTTATGCACAATATATGGGATTCGCAATTCCAACGGGATTAATTATCTTTATTTTGACTATGCTGATTTTTAAATTTATTTTAAATCCTGATCTTACTCAATTTAAAGCAATGAACAAACAAGATTTTTCTAATCTTGGAATTAAAAAAGCTGATAAAAGAGAAAAAACAACTGTTATAATTTTCATTGCAGTTGTACTTTTATGGGTTCTTCCAGGACTGATTAGTAATTTGTTGCCTAATATAGCACTTGCAATTAGTAAGTATGGCACAGTAATGCCTCCTTTAATCGGTGTAATTATTATGGCTATAGTCAAAATTGATCATAAACCATTAATTAATATTAATGAAGCAATGGTTAAAGGAGTAAGTTGGCCGGCTCTAATTATGGCTTCAGCAACTTTATCTTTGGGTGCAGCTATGACTGATAAAAATGTAGGACTGACAAAATTCCTGACCTCAGCTATTGCACCGATTACTAAGGGATTATCACCAGTTTTATTAATCTTGCTGTTTATTTCATGGGCAGCGCTTGAATCTAGTTTATCTTCACATATGGTTACTGAACAATTGGTAGCTTCAATTGCTGTTCCAGTAGCTTTAGCTTCTGGAAGTCTTAGTGCAGCTGCCATTACAGCTACAATTGGCTTAATTGCAGCAACAGGTTCAGCTGCGCCATCATCAATGCCTTATGTTGCAATAGCTGGTGCTTCAGGATGGACAGATGCTAAAGAAATGATGAAGTATGGTTTTATTTTTATGATTATGGCAATTGTTGTTATTTCTGTCATTGGCTACCCGTTAGCTGCATTTTTGATGAGATAAGATTAAGCCGTTATTAAAATGATCTAAATTTCATAATTTAGAAATAGATTATTAAATTATTAACTTAGGACTAGTTTCCGATATTCTGTCGGTACTAGTTTTTTTATTTAATTTTAGCAATCTTACGCAGATTAAATATGAAAAAAGGCCTAATAATGTTATGATCAATGTATGTATTTTTAAAAAATTAATATTGCTTTGAACTGGTGTAGTTAACGGGATGCTAAATCGTACCTGCTAAAGTTGCAGACAGTTTTTCAATAATGCAGGTAAGGGTTAAATAACATGATTTTAATTTCTGGGAAATGGTATGTTGCTCCGACTGAGCTTAACGGAACAATTATGCTTCCAGTGTTTCTAGTAGTCTTTCTTATCATAATGATCAAGCAATATCGAAAGCAGCAGCATTTTAGCCTGAAGCGCATCCTATTGCTTATTCTTTTTTTACTTTATCTGTGGCTGCTGTTAGATATCACACTATTTCCAATTCTATTATTTCCGCCCAATTCAGGACCATTTAAGTTGGGTTTAGGACGGCAGTTTTTTATCAATTTAATATTTTATGTTTTTCCAATGTACAGACCCCGGCAACTAATCGGTAATCTTATTCTACTGGCCCCACTATCGTTTTTTGCAGCTATTTTTAAGACAAGGTACAGAAAGTTTGGCAATAATCTTCGATTAATGTTTTTAAGTTCGCTCTTAATCGAAAGTCTGCAGCTGATTTTTAATATTTTTTATCTGG
Protein-coding regions in this window:
- a CDS encoding ABC transporter ATP-binding protein, translated to MLKLVKLNKFFWLGLLCVMAGSALGIVVPLYIKDLIDLKNIFKSALSLSFIAKLAVVLVVQTILSSGGDFLISREGERQIVNIRQLLESHLLELPVSFFDEQDSGKLASRIINDSILVKDFITETIPSFITSLITVVGTFAVLFTLDWKLTLVIFTIFPLDAAFTIPLGNFEEKLTIDTQKSLSDLSGITTESLRNIRAVKLNGAETGILAKFVAKLKRLYKLSIKNDAVFAVLSPIQDMVSFVLIVSVLFYGGYRVQTSTLTVGALTSFLIYFFQIVNPINVLASFYTDCKQMKGAVSKISDILGKSTEKYHCRSLNVKVNEPYNLTISNLSFAYGQKKVLERINMQFPTEKKIAIVGPTGAGKSTLINLITRLYNPTSGAIKLNEINSNEFALEDWRSLFGVVSQENYIISGTIYDNLVFGLQQQPSASSLNEAIAIANLAEFIAGLKHGIAEVVGEQGIKLSGGQRQKIQIAQAYLRNPRFLILDEATSNLDANSEAEVSQALKHVMQGRTIITIAHRLATITDSDRIYFLDNKTIVGSGNHEELLKKVPKYRRFVKEQILPSNSHRINGVDS
- the lanKC gene encoding class III lanthionine synthetase LanKC gives rise to the protein MESKYIEFNKNDSGLFDQDPNQIDKKADRFVIPDFSFKHWFYSVSNDWIYVMNKDEKDSPDQGWKIHLTAVPEEAQELLYVVADYLLTRGVSFKFVPTVVKLIEKNSKTADRSSSGKFITIYPHDETTFVQLLDKLDKLTHFFTSGPYILNDKQWKEGNVFFRYGGFKEMILKQNGEKIDAIKDPNGKLIPDKRVPYYYLPEFVTEPAIIQAEEQDQALNDTELSEFDKYQITYPITFSNAGGIYKARIADKQCVLKEGRPKAGLDGNNNDGFYRILLEYRTLVRLKDNTYVVNVSNYFTAWKHNYLVEDFATGVTLDEFIATNFPFNNITCKPETSNKYLDNAILIIEELIKAIKSIHAQGIAMGDLQPGNVIFSEADRKITLIDFEEAANPKSKFASGLITDGFASREAQTFGEADWFAIGKIAYHLFIPISAANSSLSPDIKSIYDERISLVFGEKAIKFLKKVMLEISRHTNVDGAPLFMEKFLKLPGKRLTKKNKQYFITELRNGIANHLDFTSSGLIKGNVKQYQDTTSRYSVEYGAFGGIMTLMRSGGINDEIVSSIENWFLPNYSIISSNDFVKSSSYGLFDGLAGISSVLYDLGQADKATKLLQKINLADVGNVSLLNGVSGIGLAFLGGYLITGNTELLQSCYQAADIVKANFEKRTDVKPELKDTGLLNGLAGEALFLYKLGEKTQAQKFKKLAINIIDYIIKHQLKYDQDGNLFVNDTSRKVHRLIPYLNDGSAGIAIVMLIIYQDQESFLTNNREKVLRDLISATFSASTVEAGIFDGYAGFLILGNLINLSFKDDRLLNYTLDGMNMYLFSNGLDEIYLSGERGLKCSMDVATGASGLILALLGIDTDKWYSFLPIPLSAKIF
- a CDS encoding DUF4097 family beta strand repeat-containing protein; the encoded protein is MKKSFKFWFTIIMTSLTLVLVEYLPNHNSINEVHARAEKASLQNPVRTVPLAKFNKIDINVAATDVHIHTGDRYQVKITDNKYATISAENNQGTLKIRDHGQGRPFGKRGWANRHCALAIDITVPDKDSLIAITSKNNAGNFKVENLQLRKLAIDTDAGDCKLLNMQIKRQGRVSTNDGDIKISSSQLNNLNFKSKDGNITINHSKLAGSNLVKINLGNFTMHQASRKINYRLATRGKLKLFDHKKDGDCLKKVHLTEAAPCNKNTLKVTASYGNVGIN
- a CDS encoding MFS transporter encodes the protein MQKYKRIFYFISSLYDISLAVWSGTIYLFMHQIGYTYGQINLFLSIFWLITFFTEIPSGYIADRLGYLKTIQISGFIRAAGLLVLAFNACHLWVLVISGILTALGDSLQSGTLPSWIANKAVVNKEKNKLGAIYSFYNLLSTPINMVFGFIGAQLLGNIDLKLPLIVGAGLLVITGVIVWPLLKYDSQNLMQKHPKVQFHLVSDVKTVIKHELTTFKLILLLLPITFISAGPLDQWQLYFQQGKQIKSGIILLAMGLVGMLGSLVYRKLSQKPQHELRLISICVLLMTGTICLTVVTRKAYYLSLALFLLHDFFGKIEQIAQDTFLQVTIETETRRATLISVSNALEAAVSVVILAINGYLSDHYGIGTAWISLAVVGILLFGLAYLFKRKSSSD
- a CDS encoding DUF4097 family beta strand repeat-containing protein; the protein is MPDHYDSKASSYTKSTSKSRTVDTVRFNQVRLNNIKAADVCIHTGSKYQVKITDNKDATITAKVKHDELEIGEHGIGQAFGKNGWANRGHKFAIEVTIPTKDSLSEITGEKNTGRFKLANLSLQKLDVKTNAGSCKLTNVQIKQQGKINANVSKLSISRSELNNFTYKSRVGSGS
- a CDS encoding LysR family transcriptional regulator — encoded protein: MSINQIYYVIKLSETRNFTKAANELFIAQPTLSQQIKKLEDELNVKLFIRTKSEVTITEAGKSFVYYAKKILNNIDELKISLNKFRLPKSKSIKVGLLWPFGYTKVLDYIKLFQKTYPNIEIKVLIDGSVSLMTKLQNHKIDLAFIVEPPKYQRNLNLLSVDTSRIVCVMNNNHPLATSEKIFPKDLDGQKILMISHNSNVYLPLYTLLVKNNVKPIIIGESSEADVVIQIAQSNMAISFLSEEVFKKIRPENVVAIPLFPKIYRNIYLASVANFPQTNVIKTFINFIKNEEKTR
- a CDS encoding FAD-dependent oxidoreductase; translation: MRKYRYDIVVVGGGSAGVAAALGAAQAGAKTAIIERNGFFGGQATNSFVTSYCGFYTRGSKPIQVVKGIGQKVLDGLQAYGQDTKPTISPSTGNASIRFDPEILKLVLDELMANSEVDLFLHTSLIDVTLEEKRITELTCCDDEGHFNIVAKSVVDASGNANLINLAHIETLWGNENGKVQQSSLSFRLENLPKRLISTDDISQAIIAGKKQGIKNLETEKGMIIKKPNETFGYCTIPSLIIKNLTAQEMTFAEIKLRQQCQAYTTTFQRNLAGCENIKIMAIAPAFGIREARRIKGEKTLYGTKIIEAPKTSDSIARGGWSPEIHKNSTQLEFTHIADYEYFSIPLGTLKLKDYDNIWAAGRMISCDSLALGSVRVMGTGFATGHAAGVAAALTSGQKHYDIKKIQNELVRQGALI
- a CDS encoding SLC13 family permease, which encodes MTKDQKKYIYLCIAALIILVSWFIPTPTGLNRAGMQVIGIFIGVLLLWVTTGIDWPSLLCVAALGFIPEIGFDNVLKNSFGNSTFAFLLFTFMCTYALSQTNFIKRIAITFVTSKISQKGPWHLIIAFLLADLIIGLIMSPTVLFFIMLPILEEIYIVLGLKKGESFAKVLMIGLAICTSLSSGMTPIAHVFPVLAMGVFQSITHQEISYAQYMGFAIPTGLIIFILTMLIFKFILNPDLTQFKAMNKQDFSNLGIKKADKREKTTVIIFIAVVLLWVLPGLISNLLPNIALAISKYGTVMPPLIGVIIMAIVKIDHKPLININEAMVKGVSWPALIMASATLSLGAAMTDKNVGLTKFLTSAIAPITKGLSPVLLILLFISWAALESSLSSHMVTEQLVASIAVPVALASGSLSAAAITATIGLIAATGSAAPSSMPYVAIAGASGWTDAKEMMKYGFIFMIMAIVVISVIGYPLAAFLMR